CATCAAGGGCATCATCACCGCCCTGCACCAGGTGCTCGACAAGCCGCAGGTGCGGCTGTTCGGCAACGTCGACTACCCGAACGACATCAGCCTGGACGACCTGCGCTCGTTCTACGACGGGGTGATCTTCTCCACCGGCGCGACCGCCGACCGTGCCCTCGACATCAAGGGCATCGACCTCGACGGCTCGTACGGAGCCGCCGACTTCGTGTCCTGGTACGACGGACACCCGGACGTCCCGCGCACCTGGCCGCTGGAGGCCGAGAAGGTCGCCGTGCTGGGCGTCGGCAACGTGGCGCTCGACGTCGCGCGGATCCTCGCGAAGACCGCCGAGGAGCTGCTGCCGACCGAGATCCCGCCGAACGTCCACGAGGGGCTCAAGGCGAACAAGGCGCTGGAGGTGCACGTCTTCGGGCGTCGTGGCCCGGCGCAGGCCAAGTTCAGCCCGATGGAGCTGCGCGAGCTGGACCACTCGCCGAACATCGAAGTCATCGTCGACCCCGAGGACATCGACTACGACGAGGGCTCGATCGCCACCCGGCGCGGCAACAAGCAGGCCGACATGGTCGCCAAGACCCTGGAGAACTGGGCGATCCGCGACATCGGCGACCGCCCGCACAAGCTGTTCCTGCACTTCTTCGAGAACCCGGCGGAGATCCTGGGCGAGGACGGAAAGGTCGTCGGGCTGCGGACCGAGCGCACGGAGCTCGACGGCACGGGCAACGTGAAGGGAACCGGTCAGTTCAAGGACTGGGAGCTCGGTGCCGTGTACCGGGCGGTGGGCTACCTGTCGGACGAGCTGCCGAAGCTGCCGTGGGACGTCGCGTCGGGGACCGTTCCGGACGAGGGCGGACGGGTCATCGAGGAGTCCGGCGAGCACCTCCGGTCGACGTACGTCACCGGGTGGATCCGGCGCGGTCCCGTCGGTCTCATCGGGCACACCAAGGGCGATGCGAACGAGACCGTGGCGAACCTGCTGGACGACTTCGCGAACGGGCGGCTGCACGAGCCGGCCGCGCCGGAGCCGGAGGGCGTCGAGGCGTTCCTCGGGGGGCGTGGGGTCCGGTTCACCACGTGGGAGGGCTGGTACAAGCTCGATGCGGCCGAGAAGGCGCTGGGCGCGCCTGAGGGGCGTGAGCGGGTGAAGTACGTCGAGCGCGAGGACATGCTGAGGGAGAGCGGGGCGTAGGTCTCGGCTTGAGTGAGGGGCCCGGTGCGGAGTCGCGCCGGGCCCCTTTTGCCGTGCGGGCACGATGCCGATTTTCGCCGTGCGGGCATGACGCCGATGCGTTGTGTGGTCGCGCCCGCACGGCGGAGCCGCACATTCAGTACAGCCCCGCGCCCCTGACGGGGCGCATGGCTGTGCCCGGGACCCGTCACCTCGGGTCCCGGGCAGCCGGGGGTCAGCGGAACCGGTGGCCTGCGGGCCGGCCGGTCACCGGTCCGCCGTCCTGGCGTCCGGTGCGGACGGCTCAGCGTCCGATGCGGATGCGGTGCGCCTGGTCCTGGCGCTCCGTGCCCACGGCGGACTTGTCCACGACGTACGCGGTGCCGCGCGTCACCGTGATGTGGTTCGGGTTGGCGCCGGTGGCGATGGTCTCCACGACCGTGCCCTTGCGGGGGTCGACGACCGTGACGTTTCCGGCGCCGCGGTTCGCGACGAGGACCTTGCCCGAGCGGACGTCGGTGGCGACCGACAGGGCGCCCGCGCCGGTCGGGACGGTCTTGGCGACCGCGCCCTTGCGGAGGTCGACGACGGAGAGGCTGCCCGCGGCCTGGTCGGCGGTGTACGCGGTGCGGCCGTCGGCGGACAGGGCGATCGAGATCGGGCCGTCACCGGTGGGGATCAGGCGCGGCTCCTTGGCGTGAGGGGAGACCTCGACGATGCGGTCGCCGCCCAAGTCGGCCGCGTAGACCGTGCCCGTGCGCTTGTTGAGGGCCAGGCCGGTGGGCTGGCTGCCCGTCACCGTGACGCGCTTCTTCTCCTTGAACGTACGGGAGTCGAAGGCGACGAGGGTGCCGTCGCCGAAGCCGCTCGCCCACACCGTGTCGCGGCGCTCGTCGACCACGATTTCACGGGCGTGCGCCACGTTCGGCAGGCTCGCCAGGTGCTTGCCGTCGCGCTGGCTGTAGACGGAGACCGAGTTGTTGCGGGTGTTGGTCGTCCAGACGGTGTTGTGCTCGTCGTCGACGGCGACACCGTAGACGGCCTCGACGGCGCCGGTGGCCGGGTCGGTGACCGGCGGGGTGTACGTCGCCCGCACCGCCAGCGAGCGCGGATCGACCTTCATCAGCGAGGACTTGGTGACCGGCGGGCGGCCCACGGCGGCCGTCGCCCACAGCACGTGGTTCCGCTCGGAGTACGAGGACTGGTAGAGGCCGGCGGTGAGCTGGGCGGAGGTGACGGTCGAACCGGCGGCCGGTTTGGCCTGCGCGGACGCCGTGCCCGTCAGGGCGAGGGAGCTGCCCGCGGCGAGGGCGACGGCGGTGGCGGCGGTGCGACGGAAGCGGCGGGTGATGGTGGGCATGCCGAGTCGATCTCCGATACGTCAAGTGCCTCCGGGTGGGAGGCGGACAGGAGTTAACTTAGCTTAGGCTTGCCTAAGTAATCGACAGTGGAAGGTGTGGCTCCGGTCACATTGGCCTGCAACTCCCAGGCGGAGCAAGCGCCTTGGCTGGAATTCGATGCACGAAAAGCGGCTCTCCCCCCGACTTCGCAGTCGGGGGGAGAGCCGTCGGGGCGGGGTGGGGTCAGTTCACCTGAACCGTCACGTCGTCCACCACGAAGGAGGTCTGGAGGGACTGGTCCTCCGTGCCGTTGAACTTCAGTGCGACCGTCTGACCGGCGAACTCCGCCAGGTCGTAGGTCTTCTGCTCGTACCCCGTGTTGGCGTCCACGTTGGAGAAGGACTGGAGCGTCTTGCTGCCGACCTGGACCGTGAACTTGTCGTACACCACGTTCTCGTTCTCGTCCGTGTCGATGTGCAGGAAGAACGAGAGCTTGTACGAGGCGCAGCCCGACGGGATCGTCAGCGTCTGGGCCGCGTTGTCGGTGCGCGTGGTGCCCCAGCCGTTCAGCCAGGCCATGTAGGTGCCGCCGTGCGGGGGCTGGCCCGCCTGGTTGGTGATGACGCCGCTGGTGGTCGTCCACCCGGTCTGGCCGCTCTCGAAGCCGCCGTTGGTGACCAGCTGGCGGGGCGTGCAGCCGGTGCCGCCGCCGACCGTGAGCGTGTAGGTGGTGCTGTGGGTGGTCGTGCCCGTACCGGTGATGTTCAGCGTGTACGTGCCGGGGGTCGTGCTCGCGCCCACCGCCACGGACAGCGTCGCGTTGCTGCCGGACTGCACGGACGTCGGGCTCACGGTGGCCGTCACACCGGACGGGGCGCCGGAGACCGACAGGGCGACCTGCTGCGGGTTGCCGCTCACCGTCTGGGTGGTGACCGTGGCGGTGGTGTTGCCGCCCGGGTTGGCGCTGCCCGCGGCCGGGTTGACGCCGATGGAGAAGTCCTGCGTCGGGGTACCGGTGCCGACCGAGGTCTTCCAGATGCCGTACGCGACACCGTCGGCGCTGCGGTCCAGGACCGTGGCGTTGATGTTGTTCACGGTGTCGCAGGCGCTGTGGTAGCAGGAGTCGTACGCGGCGTTCGCCGTGCCGCCCCACTTCTGCGCCTGTGCGGCGGTCTTGCGGGCGCTGGCCCCGGCCGCGTAGCCGGAGGTCGGAATGCCGACCGCCTGGAAGGACGCGTCGTCACTGCGGCCCTGGCCCTCGACGTTCTCCTCGGGAGCGAGGTTGAGAGAGGTCCAGTACGCCTTCAGCGGGGCGGCGGTGGTGGAGTTGACGTTGTTGATGAAGTAACCGGCGTTGGTCGAGCCGACCATGTCGAAGTTGTAGTAGCCCTTGATGGCCGCGCGCTGCGCCGCCGTGAGCCGGTTGACGTAGAACTCGGAGCCGTTGAGGCCCTGCTCCTCGTCCGTCCACCAGGCGAAGCGCACGTGCTTGGTCATCGTCGGGTTCTTCTGGGCCAGGACGAGCGCGTTCTCCAGGAGCGTCGCGGAGCCGGAGGCGTTGTCGTTGATGCCGGGGCCCGCGGAGACGCCGTCGAGGTGCGCGCCGAACATGGTCGTCTGGTCCTCGGGGCCGCCCGGCCAGTCGGCGATCAGGTTGTTCGAGGGGTACGTGCAGGTGGTGCAGGTCTGCTCGGTGACCTGGTAGCCCGCGGCCGTGAGCTTGCCCTTCACGTACGCCAGCGACTGGGTGTAACCGGCGCTGCCCGCCCGGCGGTTGCCGCCGTTCTGCGAGGCGATCGTGCCGAACTGGGCGAGGTGTGCGCGGACGTTGTCGACGCTGATGTTCGGCGGGTCGGTGGGCGGCACCGTGCCGCCGACGTTGAGCACGTAGTCGACGCTGTGGGAGAGCGTGGTGCCCTGGCCCTTCACGGCGATCGTGGTCGTGCCGGGTGCGGCGTTCGCCGTGGCGGACAGCGTGAGCGTCGAGGACTGGCCGGACTGCACCGTCGCGGGGCTGAAGGTCGCGGAGACCCCGGCGGGCAGGTTGCTCGCGGTCAGCGCCACCGACTGGGCGTTGCCCGTCGTGGTGTTGGTGACGACGGTCGTGGAGACCGAAGCGCCCTGCTGGACGGTGCCCGACGCCGGGTTCAGCGCCATCGAGAAGTCGTTGTTCTGGCCGTCCGGCACACAGGTCGGGTCACCGGGCTGGGCGGGCACGCTGATCGCGTCCCACGCGGCCTTCGTCTTGTTGAACAGGTTGCAGGTCGCGGTGTCCAGGGTCTTCGCCGAGGTCAGTGTCGCCGTGCGGTACTTCTTGTACGACATGCTGCTGGTCTTCAGCAGCATCGCCCCGTAGAAGATCTTTCCGGCGTTCTGGACGCCGACGCCGGTCAGCGTCGACTGGTTGCAGGTGCTGGAGTTCGGCTTGCCGCCACCGGGGTTGGTGCCCTCGGCGAGCAGGTAGAACCAGTGGTTCATCGGGCCCGCCGCGGCGTGCGTCTCGGTGCCGGGGATCGAGGAGCTGTAGCAGGACGGGTCGTTGTTGATGGCCGAGGGGTTGTACATGTTGCGGATCGGGCCCCGGCCCTGGAGGTTGATCATCTCGCCGACGGTGTAGTCGGGCACGTCGAACGGGGAGGGCTGGCTCATGTACGCCTCGGTCAGCGCACCGAAGATGTCACCGGTCGCCTCGCCGAGCCCGGACTCCTGGCCGCCGGTGCCACCGGGGGTGTTGGAGTCGATGGCGTGCCCGTACTCGTGGGCGACGACGTCCGCGCCCGCTATCCACTCGTTGGCGCTGTTGCGGCCAATGGTGACGGAACTGCCGTCCCAGTACGCGTTGAGTTCGTTCAGCCCGACCTTGGCGGGGAAGGTGCGGCCCTGCCCGTTGACCCCGTTGCGGCCGAGCCACTGGGTGAGCATGTCCGACTGCTTCTGCGCCGCGAACATCAGGTCGGCGCAGCCGGTCTCCTTGGAGGTCGGATTGCCGTTGCCCCAGGAGTCGGTGGACTTGGTGAACACCTGGCCGGTGGCGTAGTCGGCACAGCTCAGGCCGGGGCGGTTGGGGTCGCGCAGGGAGTAGGTGCCGTTCGCGTTGGTGGTGTCGATGGCGACGGGGGCCGGGCCGTTCCACTTGCTGTTGGCGGTGCCCGCGACGACCTCGTCGTAACTGTCGACGACCTTACCCGTCCGCGCGTCCACGAAGACATGCAGCTTGCTCGGCGCCTTGGCCTGACGACCCGTCAAGGTCGTCTCCCAGGCGAGGACTTGCTTGCCGTCCTTGATCTTGACGACCAGTCGGCTGCCGCTGACCTTGTCGGTCTTGGCCTGCTGGGAGCGGGACACCGTCTCGGCGCGCTTCGCGGTGACCGAGGGCTGGATCGACACGTCGATGCGGGTCTGCGAAGCAGACTGGAGGGAACGCACGTTCCCCTCGCCGTCGGCGAGCACGACCGCGTCGCCGCCGACCACCGGAAGGCCCCGGTATCTTCGCTCGTACGCCACCGAGTAGAGGTCCTTCACCCAGGGCGTGACCTGGCGTCTTTCGTACGTCTGCGACGCGGCGTTGACCGCGGTGTCGAAACCGCTCTTCACGGCCGCGTCGGCTGCGGCGATCGCACGCGCCGCGGACTTGGCCTGAGGGGCGGGCGGGGGCTGCGCCGCGGCCGATGCGGAACTCGCGAGTGTGCTCACGAGTCCCGTGGTCAGCGCGAGCGCCGCCACTGCCGCCGTCCATCTGGTGGGTTGCAACGTCCACTCCGATCGTGGGTGGGGGAGGGGGAGAGCTGTTCGTTGCCGCACGCGCAGATGTGTGCTTCGCCTTACCCGTACGTCACACACGCTTCACACGTACGTCGCGAGTATGAGCGTGGACATGACGAGTTGGGGCATCCCGGAAGGGCATACGCCGCGTGTTATGGGCCCGGCCGGTGGAAGCGCACCTCCGGGTAGAGCGGCGAAGGCCCTTCGAGCAGGGCGGCGGGCCGTCCCCGCAGATGGGTGTCGGCGAACGCCGCGACGTACGCCCGGGTCAGGGCGGCCACGCGCCCGCCGTCGAGGTCCTGGAAGGGGATGCCGAGCTGCTTGCCCAGCGGGGCCACGTCGGTGAACGACAGATGGCCGACCCCCTCCACGCTCAACCAGCGCCTCCAGCCGGTGAGTTCGGGCCAGGTCGCGTCCCAGGTGGGGTCCGGGCCGCCCGGCACGTGGCTGGGTATGCCCAGCATCAGGTACGGGCGGTCCAGCGGGACGTCGTTCGGGACGTGGAAGTTGCCGTCGATGTTCAGCCCGGCCCGGATCCGGCGGTCGCGCAGCATGGCGGGAAGCGTGCTGAAGCCGCCCGCCGAGTGCCCTGCCATCGCGATGCGCCCGGCGTCGATGCGTACGCCGCACGGCAACTGGCCGTGTCCTGACAGAAGTTGATCCAGCGCGAAGGACACGTCCGCCGCCCGCCCGAGGCCCAGCCGGGGGAAGTGGCTCCGGTCCGGCACCTTGCCCGCGGTGGTGTGCCCGTCGGGAAAGGTGATCCCGTCGGCCTCGTAGTTGTGGCCGATCCCCGCGACCGCGTACCCCCGGCTCGCCAGCTCCTCGGCCACGACCGACAGGGTGGCCCGGGGCATGCCGAGACCCGGCGACAGGATCACCAGGGGCAGCCCGCCGCGCGTCCGTTCCGCCCGCGCGCCCACGGAGGCGTGCGTGCGGACGGTGCTCAGCAGCCTCGGCGGCAGGTCGAATCCGGCGGAGGCGAGATACGTCGTCGACTCGGCGGCGGTCAGGTACGCCGCCGAAGTGGCCGACGCGCTCCGCGCCGGATACCAGAGCGAGACCATCAACTCCCGCCGCTCGTCCGGGACCCACGGGTCCGCCCGGCTCTCGTCGCGCAGGTGCAGGGTGGCCAGACCGATCGGGTGCGGGCCGGTGGGGCGCGGCAGTTCCAGTGGTGCGGGGGCGGCCGATGCGGGGCTCGTACCGAAGCCCGCGCCGAGGGCGGTGAATGCCGTGGCCGTCGCTGCGGCGCTGGTCAGGAAGGTGCGTCGTCTCATGTGGGCAACGCTACGAAGCCCGTACAGGAAGGTCGTCAACCCGTGGTGGGATGCGGGGGGCCCGCCTCAACCCGTGGGACTCATCCCACGGGTTGAGGCGGGAGGGGACCGTCGGAGAGGCAGGTGGGCCCTCCCGCCGAGGCGGCGGGCCCACCTCACCCCAGCCCCAGCCAGACGAGCGCCGCCTCCGCAGTGAAGTCGGCCTGACCGCCGGAGAAGAGCAGGTCGGCGGTGGCGAACTCAGTCGCCGGGAACTCCGTGGCCGGGAACTCAGTGGCCTGGTACTCCGTGGCCATGTACGGAATCGCCGCACACCGCATCCCCGCCGCGAACGCCGCCGTCACGCCCGGTGCCGCGTCCTCGAACACCGCGCAGTACCCGGGTTCCGCCCGCAGCCGCGCCGCGGCGGCCAGGAAGACGTCCGGGGCGGGCTTGCCGTGCGCCACCTCCTCCGCCGACACGATCACCGCGCCCGCCGCCTCGCCCAGGTACGCGTCGAGCCCCGTGCCCTCCAGCACCGCGACGATCGCCTCCCGCGAGGAGCCCGACGCCACCGCCATCGGCACCCCCTCGGCGTGCAGCCGCTCCACCAGCTTGCGCATCTGGGGGAACACCTCGGTGGAGGCGCGGGCGAGCTCCAGATACAGCCGGTTGTACTCGGCCAGCAGCAGGTCGACGCCGGTGGCGATCCCGTACCGCTCCCGCAGGATCTCCAGCGTCTCGCGCGTCCCGATGCCGATGAACCGGGCGTTCTCCTCCCAGCTGAAGTCCGGCACGCCGTGCTGTTCGAGGAGGCGACGCCCCGCCTCGTAGTAGTTGGGCTCGCTGTCCACCAGCGTGCCGTCGAGATCGAAGAGGACGAAGAGCGAGTGCGGTGTACTCATGAGACAAGGATGGCTCAGGCGATCACCGGGCCCGCGCCGCCCTCCCGACCGCCTCCACCAGCGGCAGCAGCCGGTGCGGCACCCGCTCCCGCAGGGCCACCTCCGTACGCGTCCTGACCACGCCCGGCACCTGGATCAGCCGCTGGATCACGTCCTCCAGATGACCGGCGTCCCGCGCCACCACCCGTGTCATCAGGTCCCCGCCACCCGTGATCGAGAACGCCTCCACGATCTCCGGCACCCCGGCGAGCGCGTCCCCCACCTCGTCCAGATGCCCCTGCGTCACCTCCACGTGGACGAACGCCAGCACCGGATGCCCGAGCGCGGCAGGGGACAGGGTCGGCCCCGTGCCGGTGATCACGCCCTCCCGCTCCAGCCGGTCCAGCCTCGCCTGGAGGGTGCCGCGTGCGATCCCCAGGATCCGGGCGTACTCGCGCACGCTCGTGCGGGGCTGCTCGATCAGCAGACGCAGAATCCGGGTGTCCAGCTCATCCACTGACAAGTCGCACCACCATGGTCCGTTGGCCTCCTCATGGCTCACTCGTCCGCGCCAGGACTGTACCAACGGCACAGCTCCCGCAGCACGAGTTGAGCCACTGTCCCATCTAATGCTTTCCTCTGCCTACTGATGGCGCCGCGCAGCGCCCGGTCGGCGACGGCGCCGAGCGGACCAGCGGCGCCTTTTCCATGTCCGAAACGTCGAGGCCGCGCACCCGGCCTCCGCACATGACGCAGATGACGCATACGACGCACATGGCGCACGCGAAGCCGGACGACACACGCGACGCGCGCGACACACACGACCGAGGGGGCGGGGCTGCCGCTGTGAAGAGGATGTTCCACGCACCGGACCCGGGACTGCTGCGGCTGCGGGTCTCGACCCGTGCCGTCATCGGCATCGGCTGCGCGGTCGCCGTCGCCGAACTGTGCGGCATGTCCCTGACAGCGTCTATCGTCGGCGGTCTCGCCGCCCTGCTGGCGCTCTTCACCGTCCAGGACCCGACCGTCCCCCGCCAGGCCCTCACGACGGTCCTGCTGCCGGTCGCCGGTTTCCCGGTCCTCGCCCTGGCCACCCTCCTGCACGACCACCCGCTCCCGCGCGACCTGGCCTTCCTCGCGGTCGTCCTGGCGGGCGCGTACGCACGGCGGTGGGGGCCGCGCGGGCACGCGCTCGGCACGTTCGGCTTCATGATGTTCTTCGTCACGCAGTTCCTGCACGCCGTGCCGGGACAGCTTCCCGAGCTGTACGGATCGGTCGCGATCGCGACCGCTGTGTCCGCCCTGGTCCGCTTCGGGCTCTGGCGCATCGAACGGCGCACGCCGCCGCCCGTCGGCCCCGCCCCGCTCACCGGCCTCGGTTTCGCCCGGCCGACCACCCGCCAGGCATTCCAGGTCACCGCCGCGTGCGCGTTCGCACTCGCGATCGGGCAAGTGCTCTCCGAGGACCGCTGGTACTGGGCGGTCGGCGCGGCCTGGTGGATCTTCGTCAACACCGCCTCGCGCGGCGAGACCCTGGTGCGCGGCTTCCGCCGGGTGCTCGGCACGGTCGTCGGCATCGCCGCCGGATTCCTCGTCGCGATCCCGCTCGACGGGGCCCCCGTACCCACGGCGGCCCTCGTCGCCGTCTGCGTCTTCGGCATCTTCTACACGGCGGGCCCCAGCTACTCCTGGATGATGTTCTTCGTCACCGTCATGGCCGGTCTGCTGTACGGGCTGCTCGGCGTGCTGCACCCCGGGCTGCTCGTCCTGCGGGTCCAGGAGACCGCCGTCGGCGCGATCGGCGCGGCCCTCGCCGTCGCGGTCGTCCTCCCCGTCACCACGCACGCCGCCACCGACGCGTGGATCCAGCGCGCCCTGCACTCCGTGCGTGTGTGCACGGGGGAAGCCGCCCGCCGACTGGCCGGGGAGGCGCACGCCGACCCCTCCCCGCACGTCGCCGAACTGGAGCTGCTGCTCGGCCGGGTCAGGCTCTCGCTCGCCCCGCTCGTCCATCCGCTGAGCCCGGTACGCGCCCGCAAGGCGCGGGCCCGCCAGGTGCTGGCCCTGCTCGACGACTGTGCCCGTGAGGTGCGCGGTCTCGCGGGCATCGCCGCCGACGCCGAGGCGTCCCACGACGCACGCCTCACCGCCGCCTGCTGGCGGGTGGAGCGGGCCGTGGAGGCGCTCGTCGCGCCCCGGAACGCGTCCTCGGGAGCCCAGAACGCCCCTGCGGACGAGCACGCCCCCGACGTGACGGCCCTCGTGCACCTCCACGCCATCGAACGCGCCCTGGCGCAGTTGGCCGTACCGCTGGGCGGGCAGGCGCGTCCGTCTTCCGTGAGCGATTGCTGAGGCGCGGAGGGCCCCGGGCCGGTCGACGCCCCGGCTGCCGCCTCGACGACGCCGGTACGCGGGACCGGAAG
The sequence above is a segment of the Streptomyces sp. NBC_00237 genome. Coding sequences within it:
- a CDS encoding FUSC family protein; the protein is MFHAPDPGLLRLRVSTRAVIGIGCAVAVAELCGMSLTASIVGGLAALLALFTVQDPTVPRQALTTVLLPVAGFPVLALATLLHDHPLPRDLAFLAVVLAGAYARRWGPRGHALGTFGFMMFFVTQFLHAVPGQLPELYGSVAIATAVSALVRFGLWRIERRTPPPVGPAPLTGLGFARPTTRQAFQVTAACAFALAIGQVLSEDRWYWAVGAAWWIFVNTASRGETLVRGFRRVLGTVVGIAAGFLVAIPLDGAPVPTAALVAVCVFGIFYTAGPSYSWMMFFVTVMAGLLYGLLGVLHPGLLVLRVQETAVGAIGAALAVAVVLPVTTHAATDAWIQRALHSVRVCTGEAARRLAGEAHADPSPHVAELELLLGRVRLSLAPLVHPLSPVRARKARARQVLALLDDCAREVRGLAGIAADAEASHDARLTAACWRVERAVEALVAPRNASSGAQNAPADEHAPDVTALVHLHAIERALAQLAVPLGGQARPSSVSDC
- a CDS encoding YncE family protein, which produces MPTITRRFRRTAATAVALAAGSSLALTGTASAQAKPAAGSTVTSAQLTAGLYQSSYSERNHVLWATAAVGRPPVTKSSLMKVDPRSLAVRATYTPPVTDPATGAVEAVYGVAVDDEHNTVWTTNTRNNSVSVYSQRDGKHLASLPNVAHAREIVVDERRDTVWASGFGDGTLVAFDSRTFKEKKRVTVTGSQPTGLALNKRTGTVYAADLGGDRIVEVSPHAKEPRLIPTGDGPISIALSADGRTAYTADQAAGSLSVVDLRKGAVAKTVPTGAGALSVATDVRSGKVLVANRGAGNVTVVDPRKGTVVETIATGANPNHITVTRGTAYVVDKSAVGTERQDQAHRIRIGR
- a CDS encoding Lrp/AsnC family transcriptional regulator, with protein sequence MSVDELDTRILRLLIEQPRTSVREYARILGIARGTLQARLDRLEREGVITGTGPTLSPAALGHPVLAFVHVEVTQGHLDEVGDALAGVPEIVEAFSITGGGDLMTRVVARDAGHLEDVIQRLIQVPGVVRTRTEVALRERVPHRLLPLVEAVGRAARAR
- a CDS encoding HAD family phosphatase; its protein translation is MSTPHSLFVLFDLDGTLVDSEPNYYEAGRRLLEQHGVPDFSWEENARFIGIGTRETLEILRERYGIATGVDLLLAEYNRLYLELARASTEVFPQMRKLVERLHAEGVPMAVASGSSREAIVAVLEGTGLDAYLGEAAGAVIVSAEEVAHGKPAPDVFLAAAARLRAEPGYCAVFEDAAPGVTAAFAAGMRCAAIPYMATEYQATEFPATEFPATEFATADLLFSGGQADFTAEAALVWLGLG
- a CDS encoding alpha/beta hydrolase: MRRRTFLTSAAATATAFTALGAGFGTSPASAAPAPLELPRPTGPHPIGLATLHLRDESRADPWVPDERRELMVSLWYPARSASATSAAYLTAAESTTYLASAGFDLPPRLLSTVRTHASVGARAERTRGGLPLVILSPGLGMPRATLSVVAEELASRGYAVAGIGHNYEADGITFPDGHTTAGKVPDRSHFPRLGLGRAADVSFALDQLLSGHGQLPCGVRIDAGRIAMAGHSAGGFSTLPAMLRDRRIRAGLNIDGNFHVPNDVPLDRPYLMLGIPSHVPGGPDPTWDATWPELTGWRRWLSVEGVGHLSFTDVAPLGKQLGIPFQDLDGGRVAALTRAYVAAFADTHLRGRPAALLEGPSPLYPEVRFHRPGP
- a CDS encoding M28 family peptidase — translated: MAALALTTGLVSTLASSASAAAQPPPAPQAKSAARAIAAADAAVKSGFDTAVNAASQTYERRQVTPWVKDLYSVAYERRYRGLPVVGGDAVVLADGEGNVRSLQSASQTRIDVSIQPSVTAKRAETVSRSQQAKTDKVSGSRLVVKIKDGKQVLAWETTLTGRQAKAPSKLHVFVDARTGKVVDSYDEVVAGTANSKWNGPAPVAIDTTNANGTYSLRDPNRPGLSCADYATGQVFTKSTDSWGNGNPTSKETGCADLMFAAQKQSDMLTQWLGRNGVNGQGRTFPAKVGLNELNAYWDGSSVTIGRNSANEWIAGADVVAHEYGHAIDSNTPGGTGGQESGLGEATGDIFGALTEAYMSQPSPFDVPDYTVGEMINLQGRGPIRNMYNPSAINNDPSCYSSSIPGTETHAAAGPMNHWFYLLAEGTNPGGGKPNSSTCNQSTLTGVGVQNAGKIFYGAMLLKTSSMSYKKYRTATLTSAKTLDTATCNLFNKTKAAWDAISVPAQPGDPTCVPDGQNNDFSMALNPASGTVQQGASVSTTVVTNTTTGNAQSVALTASNLPAGVSATFSPATVQSGQSSTLTLSATANAAPGTTTIAVKGQGTTLSHSVDYVLNVGGTVPPTDPPNISVDNVRAHLAQFGTIASQNGGNRRAGSAGYTQSLAYVKGKLTAAGYQVTEQTCTTCTYPSNNLIADWPGGPEDQTTMFGAHLDGVSAGPGINDNASGSATLLENALVLAQKNPTMTKHVRFAWWTDEEQGLNGSEFYVNRLTAAQRAAIKGYYNFDMVGSTNAGYFINNVNSTTAAPLKAYWTSLNLAPEENVEGQGRSDDASFQAVGIPTSGYAAGASARKTAAQAQKWGGTANAAYDSCYHSACDTVNNINATVLDRSADGVAYGIWKTSVGTGTPTQDFSIGVNPAAGSANPGGNTTATVTTQTVSGNPQQVALSVSGAPSGVTATVSPTSVQSGSNATLSVAVGASTTPGTYTLNITGTGTTTHSTTYTLTVGGGTGCTPRQLVTNGGFESGQTGWTTTSGVITNQAGQPPHGGTYMAWLNGWGTTRTDNAAQTLTIPSGCASYKLSFFLHIDTDENENVVYDKFTVQVGSKTLQSFSNVDANTGYEQKTYDLAEFAGQTVALKFNGTEDQSLQTSFVVDDVTVQVN
- a CDS encoding FAD-dependent oxidoreductase; its protein translation is MPRPLRVAIVGAGPAGIYAADALLKSAVAVEPGVSIDLFERMPAPFGLIRYGVAPDHPRIKGIITALHQVLDKPQVRLFGNVDYPNDISLDDLRSFYDGVIFSTGATADRALDIKGIDLDGSYGAADFVSWYDGHPDVPRTWPLEAEKVAVLGVGNVALDVARILAKTAEELLPTEIPPNVHEGLKANKALEVHVFGRRGPAQAKFSPMELRELDHSPNIEVIVDPEDIDYDEGSIATRRGNKQADMVAKTLENWAIRDIGDRPHKLFLHFFENPAEILGEDGKVVGLRTERTELDGTGNVKGTGQFKDWELGAVYRAVGYLSDELPKLPWDVASGTVPDEGGRVIEESGEHLRSTYVTGWIRRGPVGLIGHTKGDANETVANLLDDFANGRLHEPAAPEPEGVEAFLGGRGVRFTTWEGWYKLDAAEKALGAPEGRERVKYVEREDMLRESGA